One genomic region from Reichenbachiella ulvae encodes:
- a CDS encoding RagB/SusD family nutrient uptake outer membrane protein, producing the protein MKKIFKYILVLGIASSTVGCSDFLDTEPITQLTDGNYYSSPEDMETALVGCYSGLQLLYSSGGVAVPVAAEVMSDNCFGGVAHSDGFNYQVIDEFSLDVSPGEVNIFDANWVAFYKVIYRTNVLLSKIDDIDWTGNEAQRNSIESQARFIRAYCYFDMARLWERVPLLTEPTTGYVPQSDAVDIYSQITEDLLFAAENGSETVTAGRITKWAAKAYLARVYLFYSGYYGETELPGNNGNVNAALALQGLEDVIASGSYDLVSDFKNLWPAASTMPNEAGDGLETTYAGKDNIETVFSIKYNITSIYGDSERDPDGNHWLVMLGLREQSFSPYGRGWGACTVLPSLYNAYADGDTRRDASIIAISQEGLDFDNSNQREYTGYTNKKYTPISNPDGSDPAVANGGTDFQIGQYQDYVAVRYADVLLMAAELGAATAQDYLDAVRTRAGLTSVPATENNIRRERRLEFAFEGIRYWDLLRYGIDEAANAVNVSMTVQNGGEDATKTISGDNLRATRGLQMIPQNQITRVDGKYDQNAGWQ; encoded by the coding sequence ATGAAGAAAATATTTAAATATATACTCGTATTAGGAATTGCATCGTCGACTGTAGGTTGTTCGGACTTCCTGGATACTGAGCCGATTACGCAATTGACCGATGGAAACTACTATAGTTCTCCTGAAGATATGGAAACCGCACTAGTAGGTTGCTACAGTGGTCTTCAGCTTCTATACTCCAGTGGAGGAGTTGCCGTACCTGTAGCTGCAGAGGTAATGTCTGACAACTGCTTTGGCGGTGTTGCACACAGCGATGGGTTCAACTATCAGGTAATTGACGAATTTAGTTTAGATGTATCACCTGGAGAGGTCAATATTTTTGATGCCAACTGGGTAGCATTCTACAAGGTCATCTATCGTACCAATGTGCTTTTGAGCAAAATAGATGATATCGACTGGACTGGAAATGAAGCTCAAAGAAACAGTATCGAATCACAAGCTCGATTCATCAGAGCATATTGTTACTTTGATATGGCGAGACTTTGGGAGCGTGTTCCATTGTTGACCGAGCCTACTACGGGATATGTACCACAGTCAGACGCAGTAGATATCTACAGTCAAATTACTGAAGATTTGCTTTTTGCTGCTGAGAACGGTTCAGAAACAGTTACTGCAGGTAGAATTACAAAATGGGCGGCTAAAGCTTATTTGGCTAGAGTGTATTTGTTTTACTCAGGTTACTATGGAGAGACTGAATTGCCAGGTAACAATGGCAATGTAAATGCAGCCTTAGCCTTACAAGGCCTGGAGGATGTAATCGCGTCAGGAAGTTACGATTTGGTTTCAGATTTCAAAAACTTGTGGCCAGCGGCATCTACTATGCCAAACGAGGCAGGTGATGGTCTGGAAACTACCTATGCCGGTAAGGATAACATAGAAACCGTTTTTTCTATCAAGTATAATATCACATCTATCTATGGAGACAGTGAAAGAGATCCTGATGGTAACCACTGGTTGGTTATGTTAGGCTTGAGAGAGCAGTCATTTAGCCCATACGGTAGAGGATGGGGTGCTTGTACGGTATTGCCTTCACTTTACAACGCTTATGCAGATGGTGATACAAGAAGAGATGCATCAATCATCGCGATTAGCCAGGAAGGTCTTGATTTTGATAACAGTAACCAAAGAGAGTATACCGGATATACCAACAAAAAATATACTCCGATCTCGAACCCTGATGGCTCAGATCCTGCTGTAGCCAATGGAGGTACAGATTTCCAAATTGGTCAATATCAGGATTATGTAGCCGTGAGGTATGCAGACGTGCTGTTGATGGCTGCTGAGTTAGGTGCTGCCACTGCGCAGGATTATCTAGATGCAGTAAGAACGCGTGCGGGTCTTACTTCTGTACCTGCTACTGAGAATAACATCAGGAGAGAGAGAAGATTGGAATTTGCTTTTGAAGGCATTCGCTACTGGGATTTGCTCAGATATGGAATTGACGAAGCAGCTAATGCAGTCAATGTAAGTATGACGGTTCAGAATGGGGGAGAAGATGCTACCAAAACCATTTCTGGAGATAACCTGAGAGCTACCCGTGGCTTGCAGATGATCCCACAAAACCAGATCACGCGTGTGGATGGTAAATATGATCAAAATGCAGGTTGGCAATAA
- a CDS encoding cellulase family glycosylhydrolase: MLKHFSHSMLTYLLTFVLLLSLSCKEEEGGEEPTPIETTLTIDQNTFDFPAEGGSDQLSITSNATWTISYGADAWCKPTLQTAKGDATVTINAEENSINETRTMTLTLSADGAEDIVITVNQEAGDKEPVDPNEPNKPDYIEPDNTDMRDLTSIELSQLMGKGWNLGNSLEAINAEANPPSGNETIWGNPVVTKELIDAVKAAGFNTIRIPVSWSHMLEDQETFKIKYEWKLRVEEVVNYALDNEMYVVINVHWDGGWMDHPFYSEQDAINTKLAAFWKQIGVFFRDYDDHLLFAGSNEVRNEANYDPPTNEEAEVQNSFNQTFVSTVRATGGRNAYRHLIVQGFNTNIDHTVNKFTIPDDEIESRLMVEVHYYDPYNFSLDEKTSSGKPLWGEPYKDQSDYIDSWGQEDWVDQQFGKMKSNFVYKGYPVLLGEYGALWRDVSGISDPNYPSQAEHDEARNYYLNYVTKTALANGMVPVYWDNGSRGNNGFALFNRNSAEVSNQGALDAIISAGE, translated from the coding sequence ATGTTGAAACACTTTTCACATAGCATGCTGACCTACTTACTCACATTCGTACTGCTTTTATCACTTTCCTGCAAAGAGGAAGAAGGAGGTGAGGAACCAACGCCTATTGAAACCACCTTAACCATAGACCAAAATACTTTTGACTTCCCTGCTGAGGGAGGGTCAGATCAGCTATCTATTACCAGCAATGCTACATGGACGATCAGTTACGGAGCAGACGCCTGGTGCAAGCCCACCTTACAAACCGCCAAAGGAGATGCTACTGTGACCATCAATGCAGAAGAAAATAGCATCAATGAAACTAGAACGATGACTTTGACACTTTCTGCTGATGGAGCAGAAGATATCGTTATCACAGTCAACCAGGAGGCTGGGGATAAAGAACCAGTAGATCCAAACGAACCCAACAAACCTGACTATATCGAACCTGACAATACGGACATGCGTGACTTAACTTCTATTGAACTGTCACAGCTTATGGGTAAGGGATGGAATTTGGGCAACTCATTAGAGGCCATCAATGCAGAAGCCAATCCGCCATCTGGAAACGAAACCATCTGGGGCAACCCAGTCGTGACTAAAGAATTGATAGACGCTGTGAAGGCAGCTGGATTCAACACCATCAGAATTCCAGTTTCATGGTCTCACATGCTGGAGGATCAGGAGACTTTCAAAATCAAATATGAATGGAAGCTGCGTGTGGAAGAAGTCGTCAACTACGCGCTGGACAATGAAATGTATGTGGTGATCAACGTGCATTGGGATGGTGGCTGGATGGACCATCCATTTTACTCAGAGCAAGACGCAATCAATACCAAATTGGCAGCATTCTGGAAGCAGATTGGGGTGTTTTTCCGTGATTACGATGATCACTTGCTTTTCGCTGGATCCAATGAGGTGAGAAATGAGGCCAACTATGACCCTCCTACAAATGAGGAGGCAGAGGTTCAGAATTCCTTCAATCAGACTTTTGTATCTACAGTACGAGCTACAGGTGGGCGCAATGCTTACCGTCACCTTATCGTTCAGGGCTTCAATACCAACATTGATCATACGGTTAATAAATTTACTATCCCAGATGATGAAATCGAATCACGATTGATGGTAGAGGTGCACTATTATGACCCATACAATTTTTCTTTGGATGAAAAGACTAGTTCTGGAAAGCCACTTTGGGGAGAGCCTTACAAGGATCAAAGCGACTATATCGACAGTTGGGGACAGGAAGACTGGGTGGATCAGCAGTTTGGTAAAATGAAAAGCAATTTTGTGTACAAAGGATATCCTGTTTTACTCGGAGAGTACGGTGCATTGTGGAGAGATGTCTCTGGCATATCTGACCCTAACTATCCTAGTCAGGCAGAGCATGATGAGGCAAGAAACTATTACCTCAACTATGTAACCAAAACAGCATTAGCCAATGGTATGGTGCCGGTCTACTGGGACAATGGAAGTCGCGGAAACAATGGTTTTGCTTTGTTTAATAGAAATAGTGCAGAAGTGTCTAATCAGGGAGCATTGGATGCAATCATAAGTGCAGGAGAATAA
- the galB gene encoding beta-galactosidase GalB — protein sequence MGRNIKFIKFHIIIVLVSLIAACGQTSLPRTEISFNENWQFTLADSTMDASNSSYDDASWRTLDVPHDWSIEGEFSEDHPATAGGGALPGGIGWYRKTFKLDQNKAGKRVFVQFDGVYMNSEVWINGTYLGKRPNGYISFEYDITDFVNFGEKENVIAVKVDNSKQPNSRWYSGSGIYRNTRLVLIEPIHVAQWGTYITTPKVSEASATLAVNTTVINDGDTPQSAEVYSILKDAENKVVAQKMSSIKLAKGSNTIDHELELKSPQLWSMDKPYLYTLFTEIKVNESIVDQYQTTTGIRSFAFDLDKGFVLNGEQVKIKGVCMHHDLGCLGAAINERAIERQLEILKGMGVNGIRTAHNPPAPELLELCDRMGFVVMDESFDIWSLNKSPYDYSLYWDEWHKKDLVEFIKRDRNHPSIIMWSTGNEVLEQWGDKGPAIAKELYDIVKGLDDTRPITIGMNPPVNMSNAGVTTQFEVSYNSISKSEGIDVIGYNYAHQTYPHHKDNFPNKPFIATETTSGLMTRGYYDAESDTLKRWPIRWDIPFDQGNPGNTVSAYDQVSAPWGSTHEETWKIIKKHDELSGMFIWTGFDYLGEPTPYTWPSRSSYFGVIDLAGFPKDVYYMYKSEWTDEDVLYVYPHWNWEEANRDSVDVWVYYNHADEVELSLNGKSLGTKSKEGEELHVMWRVAYEPGTLKAVSRKSGKAILTEVVETTNEGSQIALSTDRSTIDADGKDLSFITVEVQDDLGRVVPVATDLIEFEIKGNGRIVGVDNGDPTSHLSLKGTKMKAMAGKCLVVVQAGKEAGQIELTAHSAHLTSASVVITTK from the coding sequence ATGGGAAGGAATATAAAATTCATAAAGTTTCATATAATAATAGTTTTGGTAAGTCTGATCGCAGCTTGCGGTCAGACTTCTTTGCCTCGGACGGAAATATCTTTCAATGAAAATTGGCAATTTACTCTGGCCGACTCCACTATGGATGCCAGCAATTCATCCTATGATGATGCCTCGTGGAGGACATTGGATGTGCCGCACGACTGGAGTATCGAAGGGGAATTTTCAGAAGATCATCCAGCGACTGCTGGAGGAGGTGCTTTGCCTGGAGGAATAGGTTGGTATCGCAAGACTTTTAAACTGGATCAGAACAAAGCAGGCAAACGCGTATTTGTTCAGTTCGATGGGGTTTATATGAATAGCGAAGTTTGGATCAATGGGACCTATCTCGGTAAAAGACCCAATGGATACATTTCCTTCGAATATGATATTACAGATTTTGTAAATTTTGGCGAGAAGGAAAACGTTATAGCTGTCAAAGTTGATAACTCGAAGCAGCCTAATTCCAGATGGTATTCTGGGAGCGGTATTTATCGAAATACCAGATTGGTCTTGATAGAACCGATTCACGTTGCGCAATGGGGAACCTATATTACCACTCCAAAGGTGAGCGAAGCATCTGCAACCCTGGCTGTCAATACGACAGTGATCAATGATGGAGATACGCCCCAAAGTGCTGAAGTGTATTCAATCCTAAAGGATGCTGAAAATAAAGTAGTTGCTCAGAAAATGAGTTCTATCAAACTAGCCAAAGGAAGTAATACCATAGATCATGAGCTAGAATTGAAATCTCCTCAGTTGTGGAGTATGGACAAACCTTATCTCTATACCTTATTTACTGAAATCAAGGTAAATGAATCTATTGTAGATCAGTACCAAACTACTACAGGTATTCGATCTTTTGCTTTCGATCTAGACAAGGGCTTTGTGCTCAATGGCGAGCAAGTAAAAATCAAAGGGGTGTGTATGCACCACGATTTGGGTTGTTTAGGGGCTGCGATCAATGAACGTGCGATCGAAAGACAATTAGAGATTTTGAAAGGGATGGGGGTAAATGGTATACGTACCGCTCACAATCCGCCAGCACCTGAATTGCTCGAACTTTGCGATCGAATGGGGTTTGTCGTGATGGACGAGTCATTTGATATTTGGAGTTTGAATAAATCGCCCTACGACTATTCACTCTACTGGGACGAATGGCATAAGAAGGATTTGGTAGAATTCATCAAAAGAGACAGAAATCACCCTAGTATCATCATGTGGAGTACGGGCAATGAAGTTTTGGAACAGTGGGGAGATAAAGGACCTGCAATAGCCAAAGAACTATACGATATTGTAAAAGGACTGGATGACACAAGACCCATTACCATTGGGATGAATCCGCCGGTAAATATGTCCAATGCAGGGGTGACGACACAGTTTGAAGTAAGCTACAATTCCATTTCTAAGTCCGAAGGAATTGATGTCATCGGATACAATTATGCGCATCAGACCTACCCGCATCACAAAGATAATTTTCCTAACAAGCCATTTATCGCTACAGAGACCACCTCTGGGTTGATGACAAGGGGCTATTATGATGCTGAATCCGATACATTGAAGAGATGGCCGATTCGTTGGGATATTCCTTTTGATCAAGGGAACCCAGGCAATACCGTATCGGCCTATGATCAAGTCAGTGCTCCCTGGGGCTCTACGCACGAGGAGACCTGGAAGATTATTAAAAAACATGACGAGCTGTCTGGTATGTTTATTTGGACGGGATTTGATTATTTGGGTGAACCTACTCCATACACCTGGCCTTCCAGAAGCTCATATTTTGGAGTAATCGATCTGGCAGGTTTCCCGAAAGACGTCTATTATATGTACAAATCTGAATGGACGGATGAAGACGTGCTTTATGTCTATCCACACTGGAACTGGGAAGAGGCAAATAGAGATTCAGTAGATGTATGGGTTTATTATAATCATGCAGACGAGGTGGAACTTTCTCTCAATGGAAAGTCGCTCGGAACGAAATCAAAAGAAGGCGAAGAGTTGCATGTCATGTGGCGTGTGGCTTATGAGCCAGGGACATTAAAGGCTGTTTCTAGAAAAAGTGGTAAGGCGATTCTGACTGAGGTTGTGGAGACAACCAACGAGGGCAGTCAGATAGCCCTATCCACTGATCGTAGCACCATCGATGCAGATGGCAAGGATCTTAGTTTTATCACAGTAGAGGTGCAGGATGATTTGGGCAGAGTCGTCCCTGTAGCGACTGATCTTATCGAATTCGAAATTAAAGGCAATGGCCGAATCGTCGGAGTAGATAACGGAGATCCAACCAGCCATTTGTCTCTCAAAGGAACAAAAATGAAGGCCATGGCTGGCAAGTGTCTGGTAGTGGTACAAGCTGGCAAAGAAGCAGGACAGATTGAGTTAACGGCCCATTCGGCTCATTTGACCAGTGCTTCGGTGGTCATCACGACTAAATGA